The DNA window TGAAGCCCGCACCGCCAGTCGCTGGATTGATACGGGCGTGATCGCCGGCGGCCAGAACTACCAGATGGGCGGCGTCGAAGGCGTCGTCAACATTGGAGCCTTTAGCGTGGTCGGCGAATACCAGACCTGCAACGTGAACCGCACCAATGCGGAAAGCCTGAACTTTCACGGCGGCTATGTCTATGTCGCTTACTTTTTGACCGGCGAACATACCCCCTGGGATCGCGAATCCGGCACCCTCGACCGCACCAAACCGTTTGAGAACTTCTTCCTGATTCGCCGCAATGGCAGTGGTTGCTGCGGCGGCTGGGGAGCCTGGCAAATCGCCGCCCGTTACTCCATGGGCGACTTCACCGACCAGGATGTTGTCGGCGGCGAAGCGGAATCGCTCACAATCGGTCTGAACTGGTGGTGGAATCCGAACGCCCGCATGCAGTTCAACTACATCCACGGCCACATCACCAACGCAGACGCGATCCCGGCCATCGCCACCTCGGGCGACTACGACATTTTTGGCGCCCGCTTCATGGTCGACTTCTAGTCCCGGCTGAAGTCCGTTTTTGCCACCAGAACCGTTTCTCCATCTGACCCTTACTTTTAACGGAATCAACCGGCGGACAGGAGCGTCCCTTCGCGGGGCCTCCCCGCCGGTCCCTGCGGCGGCCAGCCAGTTCGCCGCGGCGATTCCTTCAACGAAAGATACGCCATGAACCTGATCCGTGGACTCGTCACGGCGATGTTGCTGGCCAGCCTTGCGCCCAGCGTCAACGCCGCCGACCCAGAAAATTGCGAAGTGCAATGCCCTTCCTGCCGCTGCTGGTCCTGCAAGGTGAGCCAGGAAAAAGTCAAAGAGAAGAAAACCTGCTTTGACTGCGAGTGCAAGGCGATTTGCATTCCCCGCGTGCGGTTCCCCTGGGAAAACTGCTGCTGCAAGCCGCTGAAATGTGCGAAGGTGCGCGTCGTGAAAGTGCTGGTCCAGCACGAATACGAATGCGAGCACTGCCGTTACAAGTGGGATCCCGTCTGCGTGGACGGCTGCTGCCGTTCGCGCTGCGGCGCGGGCTGCGGCGCCGGTTGCTCGACCGGTTGTGCTGCGGGTTGCGAAGCGACGTGCGACTGCTCGCAGGGCCCTTCGGCTTACAGCGAGGCGCCCGTTTATGCGGCGCCCCAGGCTTACCCCACGCCGCCTGTGCCGCATGTGGCCCCGGCCGCGCCGAGCGATACGGCGGCTCCGGTCGCCCCGCAACCGGCGTCCCCCACGCCGGCGGATGGCTCGTACTTTCGCGGGTTGTCGCCTGACTGGAGCCTGACCGCTCCGCTGCGATTGCCGTCCATCAAGCGGTAACCGCGACATCGCCAGCGCCAGGTTTTGACGAAGCTCAGGGAAGCGGACGGCCTACTGCAGGTTGTCCGCTTCCTTAATTTCTTGACGGCTGCGGGCGGCCATCGTGCGCAGAACTCTTGTCGCGAAAAACATTGCAAAGCGACGGACCCGCTGGTTCCAGGCGTCAGACGGCAGGGCTGCGGAGCGTGATGCGCGTCAACTCAGGCGGGCAATTCAGACGGATCGGCTGCAGGCCCGATACCCCGCGGCTGACATGCATCAATGTGGGGCCCTGCTGGAACACGCCGGAAGCGTACATCACCCCATAGCGGCTGGGAGCAATCAGCGGCCCGTAAACCGGCAGCCGGATCTGGCCGCCATGGGTATGGCCCGCCAGCATCAGGTCAAACTCTTGCTGCTGGGCCCAGAAGAATTGATCAGGCGAATGGCTCAGCAGCAGACGGAACGGCCCCTCCGGCGACGGCGGAAAGTCGCTCATGTCGGCCGCCGGCTTGAACCAGGGCAACTCATTCCCGGCCAGCAACACGGGGGCGCCGCGCCAATCCACTTCCAGGCAACGTCCTCCGACATGGATATGGCCCAGATCGGCCAGCAGGCGATGCAACGCCCCGACGTCGGACAGACGTTGATCATGATTGCCCAGCACATAGTAAACGCCATAGCGGCTCTGCAGGCGTCCCAGGGTCGGGGCGATCCAGTCCAGGCAGGGAGCCTTCTCGACAATGTCGCCTGTCACCATGACGACATCGCAGTCCAGTTCATTCGTGCGATCAATCAGGGCGTCAAAAAAAGGCCGCTTGAGCTGGCCCGTCATGTGCAGGTCGCTCAAATGGGCGATGGTAAATCCATCCAGCGCGGCCGGCAGCCGGGCCGGCTGAAACGTCTTCTCTTCAATGGACAGCTGAAAAATCTGATTGCCGGGAACTTTGAGCAGCAGCCCCGTCGAGCGCGTGCCGACCAGGGATTGCGGTCGCTCAACCGCCAGACTGACCAGGCGGCTCGTGTTCGCCAGATAACTGACCGGACGTCGACTGGCCAGCTTTCGCCAGATCCACAAAGGGGCCACGCACAAACTGGCCGCCCAGCAAGGAATCAGATACAGCAAAGGGGGCCAGAACCGACCGCTGGCAAAGGCCGGCTGGTAAACAGCGAACCCTTGGAGCAGAAAGTAAATGCTAAAGAGCAGCAGCACGACGGCCGCCGCCAGAATCACAAGCTTTTCCGTCAGTTTGACCACCGAGCACGGCAGGCCAATGGCGTGCAGGCGATTGAAAATCGTAACCGCGATGGCTACGTGCCCCACGAACGCCAGAAAAAGGAGCAGGAAGTCGACGAGATGCATTCGCAGCAATCGGGGGGATAGCGGCGACGGCAACGACGGCCGTATTACGCCTTGGTAACGTTGCCGACTTCCTCAATCACCGTTTCTACGGTCTCGAGCAGTTGGTCCAGACGGAACGGTTTATAGAGGATCGCCTTGGGATGCAGACCGGCCTGGCGGGCTTTGACGATCGAATGACCCGGATCGTAACCGAAACCCGTCATCAGAACCATGGGCGTCGGGTCCATCATTTTCTGCAGACGACGGTACAGCTGCGACCCCGACATATCAGGCAGGCCGATATCCGAGATAATTGCGTCGTACGCATGGTCGGCATGGCTGTTCCGCACCATGCACAAGGTTTCTTCCGCGTCGTGGGCCGTTTCAACAACACACCCATAACGCTCCAGCAAAGCATGAGCGTGTTGGCGGACATCTTCGTCGGCGTCGGCGACCAGCACGCGACGTCCCCGCAGCTTGGGACGTTCGTCGATCTGGCTGGAGGCCAGCACGGCCTGCGATGGCGCCATCTTTTCGCCAACCTTTTGAATCATTCGTTTAATGTCGCGAGCGTTCCGCAAGATACGTTTGAGCCGCTCGACCACTTCGGGCTCATGCCCGATATAACGCTCCATCGTGTTGACGGCGTCGTTCAGGATTTCATCGACGGGCAAAGCGACCGCGCTGTGGATCGCTTCCACACTGGCCTGGGCGACATTCGCACTCTGGGCGACCAGCAGTTCCAGCGTGTTCAGCGCGACGGCCACATCGCGAGAGAAGATTTCCAGGAACTGAAGATCACTTTCCGAGAATGCACGGATATCCGGGCTCTCGACATTAAAGGTGCCAATCACCTGGTCGTGCAGCATAAGCGGCACCGTCAGCGAGCTCCGGGCGCCCTGGAAGCCTTCGATGTAAAGCGGGTCTTCGGTCGTGTCTTCGCACAGGTAGCTTTTGCCAGTGGCCGCGACAAAACCGGTCACGCCGTTGCCGAGGGTCTGGGCGAACAGCTTCCGGTTGGCGGCGTCATCGTCGATCCCGACGGACAGCAGCGGTTCCAGCCGGCCTTGCTGCTGATCCAGCAGTCGCACCTCGACCACGTCAAAATTGAGCAGGTCCTGCGTGTAATGCAGAATGTTGGATTTGAGCAGTTCGATACGGTCCTCGACCGTCATCCCCAGGACTTCGTCGGGGGTCAGATCGGCCAGTTCCTGTCCCGCTTTATGGATGGCGGTCAGCTTTTGCTGCTGCAGCATTTCCGTGGTGACGTCGCGAACGGTCACGATCAAATGCTGAGCGGCCCCTCCCTCTTCGAGAACGGCCGCTGCGTGAATCTGGAAATACCGGCTTTCGTTAAGACGAAGCGTGGAAGAACTGCTGCTGCCTGTTGCCAGTACCGTATGGAACGGACAAAAGTCGGGGCCGAGAATCTCGGGACTGCCCAGGGCGGCGTAAAAGTTAGAGCCCTCGGGATTAGCGCCGTCAGACCATTCATGCAGCCGACGGTTTGCCCAGACAATCGTGTTGTCTGCGTCGAGCAGTGCAACGCCGTCGGGCAGGGCGTCGAGGGTCTGGGCGTGCTGCAGGGGATGCGAGAGTCGATTCCGCTGATCGCTGTTGCGAACATCGAAATACACACCGAAAAACGGCTCCTGGTTCAAGTGCATTAACGCCTGCAAAGGCGTTTGCACTTCCACCACCTCGAACGACTCGCCAATCGGCTGAGGGATGTCCGCGGGTGCGGTCGTGTTTCGCACGAAGAGTATTTTGGGCTTAACTGACACCCCGGACTCCTTAAAC is part of the Lignipirellula cremea genome and encodes:
- a CDS encoding metallophosphoesterase produces the protein MHLVDFLLLFLAFVGHVAIAVTIFNRLHAIGLPCSVVKLTEKLVILAAAVVLLLFSIYFLLQGFAVYQPAFASGRFWPPLLYLIPCWAASLCVAPLWIWRKLASRRPVSYLANTSRLVSLAVERPQSLVGTRSTGLLLKVPGNQIFQLSIEEKTFQPARLPAALDGFTIAHLSDLHMTGQLKRPFFDALIDRTNELDCDVVMVTGDIVEKAPCLDWIAPTLGRLQSRYGVYYVLGNHDQRLSDVGALHRLLADLGHIHVGGRCLEVDWRGAPVLLAGNELPWFKPAADMSDFPPSPEGPFRLLLSHSPDQFFWAQQQEFDLMLAGHTHGGQIRLPVYGPLIAPSRYGVMYASGVFQQGPTLMHVSRGVSGLQPIRLNCPPELTRITLRSPAV
- a CDS encoding response regulator — protein: MSVKPKILFVRNTTAPADIPQPIGESFEVVEVQTPLQALMHLNQEPFFGVYFDVRNSDQRNRLSHPLQHAQTLDALPDGVALLDADNTIVWANRRLHEWSDGANPEGSNFYAALGSPEILGPDFCPFHTVLATGSSSSSTLRLNESRYFQIHAAAVLEEGGAAQHLIVTVRDVTTEMLQQQKLTAIHKAGQELADLTPDEVLGMTVEDRIELLKSNILHYTQDLLNFDVVEVRLLDQQQGRLEPLLSVGIDDDAANRKLFAQTLGNGVTGFVAATGKSYLCEDTTEDPLYIEGFQGARSSLTVPLMLHDQVIGTFNVESPDIRAFSESDLQFLEIFSRDVAVALNTLELLVAQSANVAQASVEAIHSAVALPVDEILNDAVNTMERYIGHEPEVVERLKRILRNARDIKRMIQKVGEKMAPSQAVLASSQIDERPKLRGRRVLVADADEDVRQHAHALLERYGCVVETAHDAEETLCMVRNSHADHAYDAIISDIGLPDMSGSQLYRRLQKMMDPTPMVLMTGFGYDPGHSIVKARQAGLHPKAILYKPFRLDQLLETVETVIEEVGNVTKA